In Lepeophtheirus salmonis unplaced genomic scaffold, UVic_Lsal_1.4 unplaced_contig_14580_pilon, whole genome shotgun sequence, the following proteins share a genomic window:
- the LOC121128367 gene encoding BPTI/Kunitz domain-containing protein-like, whose protein sequence is MDTSNSAMICFILGVILIDLSDGILKSTCTLNKDPGTCAKNITQYYFNKDLKSCESFTWGGCEGNKNRFDTVLECNDVCQPSSKELSDNHPELSQKKKTQESSDEDYDYYNLNFIQENKNEEVARNISDRDGSICGLPVEIGNCTKRSPRFFYNMQSGSCQFFIWKGCVKNESNFISNECLE, encoded by the exons ATGGATACATCAAATAGTGCTATGATATGTTTTATTCTGGGGgtgattttaattgatttatctgATG GCATTTTAAAGAGCACCTGCACTTTAAATAAGGACCCTGGTACTTGTGCTAAGAATATAACTCAATACTACTTCAACAAAGATTTAAAATCGTGCGAAAGTTTTACCTGGGGAGGttgtgaaggaaataaaaatcgATTTGATACCGTACTGGAATGCAATGACGTTTGTCAACCCTCTTCAAAGGAACTAT cagATAATCATCCGGAATTAAGTCAAAAGAAGAAAACTCAGG AAAGCAGTGATGAGGATTACGATTATTACAATCTTAATTTCATTCAAGAAAACAAGAATGAAGAAGTAGCGAGAAATATTTCTGATAGAGATGGATCAATTTGTGGCCTCCCCGTTGAAATTGGCAATTGTACTAAACGCAGCCCACGGTTTTTCTACAATATGCAATCTGGAAGTTGTCAATTCTTTATTTGGAAAGGATGTGTCAAGAATGAAAGCAACTTTATTTCTAATGAATGTTTGGAATAA
- the LOC139907466 gene encoding BPTI/Kunitz domain-containing protein-like, with amino-acid sequence MNLEAKFFYNPKKNKCVKRLHCKDNPNGYDSLKICLRQCKPSLNINRCFEPRDPGTCTKNFRLKFYFDSKQNKCLKFYYSGCNGNGNRFDSITNCVLSCKLKEQFSFQGVGRAATPTYDTCSLQSETGPCEESVVQYFHNAKTGKCETFVYGGCYGNGNNFDSMKSCEEHCIQNSYNDACLVEKRRGYCLKKSCLSLR; translated from the exons ATGAACCTAGAagcaaaatttttttataatccaaaGAAGAATAAGTGTGTAAAGCGATTGCATTGCAAAGACAATCCAAACGGCTATGATTCATTAAAGATATGCTTAAGGCAATGCAAGCCAAGTTTAAACATAAAC AGATGTTTCGAACCAAGGGATCCAGGAACATGTACAAAGAATTTTCGCTTAAAATTCTACTTTGATTCTAAgcaaaataaatgcttgaaattttattacagTGGATGTAATGGAAATGGAAATAGATTCGACAGTATCACGAACTGCGTTCTCAGCTGCAAACTGAAAGAACAGTTTTCCTTTCAAGGCGTTGGTAGAGCT gcAACTCCGACGTATGATACTTGCTCATTGCAAAGTGAAACCGGGCCCTGTGAGGAAAGCGTAGTACAATATTTCCACAATGCCAAAACGGGTAAATGTGAAACTTTTGTCTATGGAGGCTGCTATGGAAATGGAAATAACTTTGATTCTATGAAGTCGTGTGAGGAACATTGTATACAGAACTCGTATAATGAT GCATGTCTTGTTGAAAAGCGACGAGGATACTGTCTTAAAAAAAGTTGCCTATCACTACGATAA
- the LOC121128368 gene encoding uncharacterized protein, with amino-acid sequence MPHIHRFTHQALACIIGFLLVDIGQASSSICQLSKDEGSCGENLTKYFFNKDVGTCEQFTYGGCQGNDNKFDSLEECSKACLGEESPSKKFGLPSFGGGHSSFGNNAHSSFGSVGGYGKKVYGSYGGSSGYGHQYSHGAASGYGKQYSHGGASGFGHQYSHGGAAGYGKQYSHGGASGYGHQYSHGGASGYGQQLSHGGSSGYGKQYSHGGALGYGQQFSHGGSLGYGKQYSHGGASGYGHQYSHGSAAGHGHQYSTGGASGYGHQYSHGGVAGYGQQYSHGGALGYGHQYSHGGASGYGHQYSHGGALGYGHQYSNGAALGYGHQYSHGSYGDYYPYGYYGGYQSVYPLMYVFVCLLYTKGFISFFFK; translated from the exons ATGCCACATATTCACAGGTTCACACATCAAGCATTGGCTTGCATCATTGGATTCCTTCTTGTTGACATTGGAcaag CGTCCTCATCGATATGTCAGCTATCAAAAGATGAAGGTTCATGTGGGGAGAACTtaacaaagtacttttttaataaggaCGTTGGAACCTGTGAACAGTTCACATATGGAGGTTGTCAAGGGAATGATAATAAGTTTGATAGTTTAGAAGAATGTAGCAAAGCCTGTCTTGGGGAGGAGAGTCCATCCAAAAAATTT ggCTTGCCTTCATTCGGTGGTGGACATTCTTCCTTTGGAAATAATGCTCATTCg AGCTTTGGTAGCGTTGGc GGCTACGGCAAAAAAGTTTATGGTAGCTATGGA GGTTCATCAGGGTATGGACACCAATATTCTCATGGA GCTGCGTCGGGATATGGAAAACAATATTCACATGGG GGAGCTTCAGGATTTGGACACCAATATTCGCATGGA GGTGCAGCAGGATATGGAAAACAATATTCACATGGA GGTGCGTCGGGATATGGACACCAATATTCTCATGGA GGTGCATCAGGATATGGACAGCAACTTTCTCATGGA gGTTCATCGGGATATGGAAAACAATATTCTCATGGt GGTGCGTTAGGATATGGACAGCAATTTTCTCATGGA gGTTCATTGGGATATGGAAAACAATATTCTCATGGt GGTGCGTCAGGATATGGACACCAATATTCTCATgga AGTGCAGCAGGACACGGACACCAATATTCTACTGGA GGTGCTTCAGGATATGGACACCAATATTCGCATGGA GGTGTGGCAGGATATGGGCAACAATATTCTCATGGC GGTGCGTTAGGGTATGGACATCAATATTCTCATGGA GGTGCGTCAGGATATGGGCATCAATATTCTCATgga GGGGCGTTAGGATATGGACACCAATATTCTAATGGA GCTGCCTTGGGATATGGACACCAATATTCTCATGGA AGCTATGGCGATTACTATCCCTACGGA TATTATGGTGGTTATCAATCAGTTTACCCTctcatgtatgtatttgtatgtTTGCTGTATACAAAgggttttatttcttttttttttaaatag